A portion of the Stigmatella aurantiaca DW4/3-1 genome contains these proteins:
- the thiD gene encoding bifunctional hydroxymethylpyrimidine kinase/phosphomethylpyrimidine kinase, with protein sequence MEIPRQVATALTIAGSDSGGGAGIQADLSTFAFHCVHGTSALTAVTSQNTQGVTRVDVIPAPAVAAQIEAVATDIGVGALKTGMLVNQQIIITVAHQVRVLKLGPLVVDPVMVSRAGSQLIDDHAIGSLRELLLPLATVVTPNRHEAQLLAGLAIHTLEDMREAARRIHRLGPKAVLVKGGGMPGALCGTDIWFDGTHFETLNLGIVETPNTHGTGCTLSAALAAHLALGRPALDATRRAKAYVTAALRHPLAVGRGNGPFSHFFALDRGENTG encoded by the coding sequence ATGGAAATCCCAAGGCAGGTGGCCACGGCGCTCACCATCGCGGGCTCGGACAGTGGTGGTGGCGCGGGCATCCAGGCCGATTTGAGCACCTTCGCGTTCCACTGCGTTCATGGCACCAGCGCGCTGACCGCCGTCACCTCTCAGAACACCCAGGGCGTGACCCGCGTGGACGTGATTCCCGCGCCGGCCGTCGCCGCTCAGATCGAAGCCGTGGCCACCGACATCGGCGTGGGGGCGCTCAAGACGGGCATGCTCGTCAATCAGCAGATCATCATCACCGTGGCCCACCAGGTGCGCGTCCTGAAACTCGGCCCGCTCGTGGTGGATCCCGTCATGGTCTCCCGCGCCGGCTCCCAGCTCATCGATGACCACGCCATCGGCTCCCTGCGGGAACTGCTGTTGCCCCTGGCCACCGTCGTCACCCCCAACCGCCACGAGGCGCAGCTCCTCGCGGGCCTGGCCATCCACACCCTCGAGGACATGCGCGAGGCCGCGCGCCGCATCCACCGGCTCGGGCCGAAGGCGGTCCTCGTCAAAGGCGGGGGCATGCCGGGCGCCCTGTGTGGCACCGACATCTGGTTCGATGGGACGCACTTCGAGACACTGAACCTGGGCATCGTGGAGACGCCCAACACCCACGGCACCGGCTGCACCCTGTCCGCGGCCCTCGCGGCTCACCTGGCCCTCGGACGCCCCGCCCTGGACGCCACCCGACGCGCCAAGGCGTATGTCACCGCTGCGCTGCGTCACCCCCTGGCGGTGGGTCGAGGCAATGGCCCCTTCAGCCACTTCTTCGCGCTCGATCGGGGCGAGAACACTGGGTAA